A region of Paenibacillus sp. 37 DNA encodes the following proteins:
- a CDS encoding tRNA dihydrouridine synthase, with product MTKENFWRELPRPFFILAPMEDVTDVVFRHVVGEAGRPDVFFTEFANTESYCHPEGHHSVRGRLTFTADEQPIVAHIWGDKPEFFREMSIGMAKEGFKGIDINMGCPVANVAENGKGSGLICRPALAAEIIQAAKAGGLPVSVKTRLGFTEVYEWRDWLTHILQQDIVNLSIHLRTREEMSKVDAHWELIPEIKKLRDEIAPNTLLTINGDIPDRETGLRLAEQYGVDGIMIGRGIFQNPFAFEKEPKEHSSTELLDLLRLHLDLHDQYSELEPRSFSPLARFFKIYVRGFRGASELRNSLMNAKTTSKVRELLNEFESNEQVE from the coding sequence ATGACAAAGGAAAATTTTTGGCGTGAATTGCCACGACCATTTTTTATACTGGCACCCATGGAAGATGTGACGGATGTTGTGTTTCGGCATGTCGTAGGTGAAGCGGGAAGACCGGATGTGTTTTTTACGGAGTTTGCGAATACAGAGAGTTATTGTCACCCGGAGGGGCACCATAGTGTGCGCGGGCGTCTGACTTTTACAGCGGACGAACAGCCGATTGTGGCTCATATCTGGGGAGATAAACCGGAATTCTTTCGTGAGATGAGTATCGGTATGGCGAAAGAAGGATTTAAAGGCATCGATATCAATATGGGTTGTCCGGTAGCGAATGTAGCCGAGAATGGAAAAGGAAGCGGATTGATCTGCCGGCCAGCCCTTGCGGCGGAGATTATTCAGGCGGCGAAAGCCGGGGGGCTGCCGGTCAGTGTGAAAACGCGTCTTGGATTTACTGAGGTCTATGAATGGCGCGACTGGTTGACCCATATTTTGCAACAGGACATTGTGAATCTATCTATTCACTTGCGGACGAGAGAAGAAATGAGCAAAGTAGACGCTCACTGGGAACTGATTCCGGAGATTAAAAAACTTCGTGATGAGATAGCACCCAATACTCTTCTAACGATTAATGGGGATATTCCTGACCGTGAGACGGGCCTCCGACTAGCTGAGCAATATGGTGTGGATGGCATTATGATAGGACGCGGTATCTTCCAGAATCCATTTGCTTTTGAGAAGGAGCCGAAGGAACACAGCAGCACGGAATTGCTTGATCTGCTACGGCTGCATCTGGATCTCCATGATCAATATTCCGAGCTTGAACCGCGTTCGTTCAGCCCGCTAGCCCGGTTTTTCAAAATCTATGTTCGTGGCTTCCGCGGTGCTAGTGAGCTGAGAAACAGCTTGATGAACGCCAAAACCACTTCTAAAGTACGCGAATTGCTCAATGAGTTTGAAAGTAATGAACAGGTGGAGTAG
- a CDS encoding DUF2536 family protein — protein sequence MEISLDIIKDKVECLQAYDFHELARVIEERIEINKALMLRVKQVQHQVTFDPIRTKMLYSAVVHFAVD from the coding sequence ATGGAGATCTCACTGGATATAATTAAAGATAAAGTTGAATGCTTGCAGGCTTATGACTTTCATGAACTGGCGCGAGTGATTGAAGAACGAATTGAAATCAATAAAGCGCTGATGCTGCGTGTGAAGCAAGTCCAACATCAAGTAACATTTGATCCTATTCGCACCAAAATGTTATATAGTGCAGTCGTGCATTTTGCCGTAGATTGA